In a genomic window of Gossypium arboreum isolate Shixiya-1 chromosome 7, ASM2569848v2, whole genome shotgun sequence:
- the LOC108464653 gene encoding uncharacterized protein LOC108464653 — MAGGGKSRKEDPLVINSTNVFAALGSLKKKKKKGGEKENLGSSSKSKGLKGLGKEAEKKEVFWAPSPLKVKSWADVDEEDDDDYYASMAPPGSAWGIPKEPEPTLEESESEEDGLEEVDDEVEEEHENEAETPVEVQPVTTKAPEASAVNKEAERQLSKKELKKKGLEELDAVLAELGYTKQQTGGSNDSHGDEQGKISESNGKIEKKEKTPAESKSAKKKKKKDKSSKEVKESSQVPGEGSVNVGNEAKEAGESNKPEETPAVDVKEKLKKVASAKKKKSSKEMDAAARAAANEAAARSARLAAAKKKEKNHYNQQPVR; from the exons atggcgGGAGGAGGGAAAAGCAGGAAGGAGGATCCTTTGGTGATTAACAGCACCAATGTTTTTGCTGCTCTTGGtagtttgaagaagaagaagaagaagggagGTGAAAAGGAAAATCTGGGTTCATCTTCTAAGAGCAAAGGGTTGAAAGGATTGGGAAAGGAAGCAGAGAAAAAAGAGGTGTTTTGGGCCCCATCACCTCTAAAGGTTAAGTCTTGGGCTGAtgttgatgaagaagatgatgatgattaTTACGCTTCAATGGCTCCTCCTGGTTCTGCTTGGGGCATTCCTAAAGAACCTGAACCTACTTTAGAG GAAAGTGAAAGCGAGGAAGATGGTCTTGAAGAAGTCGACGATGAAGTTGAAGAAGAGCATGAAAACGAAGCTGAGACACCAGTAGAAGTGCAGCCAGTTACTACGAAGGCTCCCGAAGCATCTGCGGTTAATAAAGAAGCGGAAAGACAGCTTTCGAAGAAGGAACTGAAGAAGAAAGGACTCGAGGAACTGGATGCTGTTCTTGCTGAGTTAGGATATACGAAACAGCAGACAGGTGGCTCGAATGATTCCCATG GTGATGAGCAAGGGAAAATTTCAGAGAGCAATGGGAAAatcgaaaagaaagaaaaaactccAGCTGAGAGCAAGAGCgccaaaaagaagaaaaagaaggatAAATCATCGAAGGAGGTGAAAGAATCATCACAGGTCCCGGGTGAAGGCAGTGTTAACGTTGGAAATGAAGCCAAAGAAGCCGGTGAAAGCAATAAGCCAGAAGAGACGCCTGCTGTTGATGTGAAAGAGAAGCTGAAAAAAGTTGCTTCAGCTAAAAAGAAAAAATCGAGTAAAGAGATGGATGCCGCGGCCCGAGCTGCCGCCAACGAGGCTGCTGCAAGAAGTGCAAGGCTTGCTGCTgcaaagaagaaggaaaagaatCACTACAATCAGCAACCGGTGCGGTAA
- the LOC108477230 gene encoding LOW QUALITY PROTEIN: non-specific lipid transfer protein GPI-anchored 13 (The sequence of the model RefSeq protein was modified relative to this genomic sequence to represent the inferred CDS: inserted 2 bases in 2 codons; substituted 2 bases at 2 genomic stop codons) yields MVVIRIILATWAVMATTKATIMEGDENGCADQHANLASCIPFVSGTAKKPAPQCCQDTQKMKANKPKCXCILIKESTDPSFGLPVNTTXALHMPSACNIDAKVSDCPSILNLSPNSPYAKIFKEVGSSTXKSXSSSSNSVSKATPSSSNDIEKVKVFHGGICLVLIALIAWIFI; encoded by the exons ATGGTGGTGATACGCATTATATTGGCAACATGGGCCGTCATGGCAACAACAAAGGCAACAATAATGGAGGGTGATGAGAATGGATGTGCTGACCAGCATGCAAATCTTGCATCTTGTATTCCTTTTGTGAGTGGAACTGCAAAGAAACCAGCACCACAGTGTTGCCAAGACACACAAAAAATGAAGGCCAACAAGCCAAAGTGCTAGTGCATCCTCATTAAAGAGAGCACTGATCCTTCATTCGGTCTCCCAGTCAACACCA TTGCTCTTCATATGCCATCAGCTTGTAATATTGATGCTAAAGTTTCTGACTGCCCTA GTATTTTGAACCTATCACCAAATTCACCATATGCAAAGATCTTTAAAGAAGTTGGTTCTTCAA ACAAGAGTTGAAGTTCAAGTTCGAACTCGGTTTCGAAGGCAACCCCTAGTAGCAGCAATGATATAGAGAAAGTGAAAGTATTTCATGGAGGAATTTGCCTTGTGTTGATTGCTTTAATTGCATGGATTTTCATATGA
- the LOC108469054 gene encoding E3 ubiquitin-protein ligase At4g11680-like, giving the protein MEQTHENLHESNDHVLDIAPNDGQVVNNVDSHEPVIQPSSSHGSFMSSFCFWVYIRLVFNISQIVASITVIVVSRNEKPQAPLSTWIMGYAAGCAASIPILFQHCFLPYPTLSRLLEHFKWVLKAYFFVWFIIGNVWLFGGYSSSGASNLHRLCIMFLVFSYLEFTMPFILCVVLACCCGDLGLIKGASSECIESLPTYTFKLQKDGSGSIRKINSEVKGGAETAGTEKDCAIPGDDAVCCICLASYADNDMLKELPCSHFFHTNCVDKWLKMKALCPLCKCTVLITK; this is encoded by the exons ATGGAGCAAACACATGAAAACCTCCATGAAAGCAATGATCATGTTCTTGATATAGCACCAAACGATGGTCAAGTTGTGAACAATGTTGACTCTCATGAACCTGTGATTCAGCCATCTTCAAGTCATGGAAGTTTTATGTCATCATTTTGTTTTTGGGTTTATATTAGATTAGTTTTCAATATCAGTCAAATTGTTGCATCAATAACTGTTATAGTAGTTTCTAGAAATGAAAAACCACAAGCTCCATTGTCTACTTGGATTATGGGTTATGCTGCAGGTTGTGCTGCTTCTATTCCAATCCTTTTCCAACATTGTTTTCTTCCATATCCGAC GCTTAGCAGATTATTAGAGCACTTTAAATGGGTGCTAAAAGCTTACTTTTTTGTATGGTTTATTATTGGAAATGTTTGGTTATTTGGAGGTTACTCTTCCTCGGGGGCTTCGAATTTACACAG GTTATGTATAATGTTTCTCGTCTTTAGCTATCTCGAGTTTACTATGCCCTTCATCCTCTGTGTGGTTTTAGCATGCTGTTGTGGAGACCTAGGCCTAATTAAAGGAGCCTCTTCGGAATGCATCGAGTCATTGCCAACTTACACGTTCAAGTTACAAAAAGATGGTAGCGGAAGCATAAGGAAAATTAATTCGGAAGTTAAAGGAGGGGCTGAAACTGCAGGAACCGAAAAGGACTGCGCTATTCCGGGAGATGATGCT GTTTGCTGCATTTGTTTGGCGAGTTATGCCGACAATGATATGCTAAAGGAACTCCCTTGCTCTCATTTCTTCCATACCAACTGTGTAGATAAATGGCTCAAGATGAAAGCTCTTTGTCCGCTTTGCAAATGCACGGTTTTGATTACGAAATGA
- the LOC108488652 gene encoding uncharacterized protein LOC108488652 isoform X1, producing MGLRRLPLLVCVLIIVSWTKAKSGRQGPLSPNGISFQQLLQVEGWRREPVLCTHDEDCKDYCKGLYRCIKGCCNCFDEMQVQQQQQQQQQHVNEAFSVSSCSRGNGPNNMH from the exons ATGGGTTTGAGAAGGCTTCCTCTTTTGGTTTGTGTTTTGATTATAGTTTCAT GGACAAAGGCAAAGAGCGGCAGGCAAGGCCCCCTCTCCCCCAATG GTATATCCTTTCAACAACTGCTACAAGTTGAAGGTTGGAGACGGGAACCAGTTCTTTGCACCCATGATGAAGACTGCAAGGATTACTGCAAAGGGTTATATCGTTGCATCAAAGGCTGTTGCAATTGCTTTGATGAAATGCAAGTTCAACAACAACAGCAACAGCAACAGCAACATGTTAATGAAGCCTTCTCTGTTTCATCTTGTTCTAGAGGCAATGGCCCAAATAATATGCATTAA
- the LOC108488652 gene encoding uncharacterized protein LOC108488652 isoform X2, whose product MLGTKAKSGRQGPLSPNGISFQQLLQVEGWRREPVLCTHDEDCKDYCKGLYRCIKGCCNCFDEMQVQQQQQQQQQHVNEAFSVSSCSRGNGPNNMH is encoded by the exons AT GTTAGGGACAAAGGCAAAGAGCGGCAGGCAAGGCCCCCTCTCCCCCAATG GTATATCCTTTCAACAACTGCTACAAGTTGAAGGTTGGAGACGGGAACCAGTTCTTTGCACCCATGATGAAGACTGCAAGGATTACTGCAAAGGGTTATATCGTTGCATCAAAGGCTGTTGCAATTGCTTTGATGAAATGCAAGTTCAACAACAACAGCAACAGCAACAGCAACATGTTAATGAAGCCTTCTCTGTTTCATCTTGTTCTAGAGGCAATGGCCCAAATAATATGCATTAA
- the LOC108487380 gene encoding uncharacterized protein LOC108487380 has product MGSRSLTLLLSVLLIVSCMSFQQVLQVEGWREIPVLCTHDEQCKQYCKGEYRCINGSCNCADEMQVQQHVNEAAPVSSYVTAHSPTNMH; this is encoded by the exons ATGGGTTCCAGAAGCCTTACTCTTTTGCTTTCTGTTTTGCTCATAGTTTCAT GCATGAGCTTTCAGCAAGTGCTGCAAGTGGAAGGTTGGAGAGAGATACCGGTTCTTTGCACCCATGATGAGCAATGCAAGCAATATTGCAAAGGAGAATATCGTTGCATCAATGGCTCTTGCAATTGTGCTGATGAAATGCAAGTTCAACAGCATGTTAATGAAGCCGCCCCTGTTTCATCTTATGTTACAGCCCATTCCCCAACTAATATGCATTAA